The Primulina huaijiensis isolate GDHJ02 chromosome 18, ASM1229523v2, whole genome shotgun sequence DNA window GGTGGGCTGAACAAAAATTACACACGCGGCAACGAGGCATTTGTTGTGTTGGGAAATTTGtgtaactaaataaataaatagatgctTATTTTTAATGAgaagaaatttaaataatttataaaggAAAAATTttgagggttttttttttaaaaatatatataatcgatATATTTTCGTTTTCCAAAATATCTATTAACTATCTACaataatcaaattcaaagtggtaataactatttttttgtttatttagtttttcctaattttcaatttaaactATTAGTAATAAAAATTCAATCAACAATAATAAAGTATAATGAGGATTaattaataatagtaatattgattatgatgatgatgataataatagaagataatgattaaattaataataatattgttaataataatgacgatattaacaaaattaataatattattataaaattattaagaataataattatataggATACAACATTTCGAACgttacatattattattaatttgattcTTATGATTaagtatttttattatcatgaataatatttattttgttctcccaatttttattattattattattattagtattagtattagtattatttcttgaaaaatatgtgAGAGACAAGTGGTGGAATCACTGTTTACAATAGTGAATCGACTCTGTAGAaacaggtttttttttttttNNNNNNNNNNNNNNNNNNNNNNNNNNNNNNNNNNNNNNNNNNNNNNNNNNTAATAAAAATTCAATCAACAATAATAAAGTATAATGAGGATTaattaataatagtaatattgaTTATAATGATGATGCTGATAATAGAAGATaatgattaaattaataataatgacgatattaacaaaattaataatattattataaaattattaagaataataattatataggATACAACATTTCGAACgttacatattattattaatttgattcTTATGATTaagtatttttattatcatgaataatatttattttgtctcccaatttttattattattattattagtattagtattatttcttgaaaaatatgtgAGAGACAAGTGGTGGAATCACTGTTTACAATAGTGAATCGACTCTGTAGAAAcaggtctttttttttttttggtcatatttgaaaaatgaaagttatttgatatatttattttttagaaaaaaacacCGTAATTGATAAATTAGAAAGGGACTTAAACTAAAAAATTAAACGGATAAAAACGTACGTCAGAACGTTAAAAAGCTAAATCAAACACAACTTGCTCAAAATAATGGTAAGAATATATAGAAGTCCATTTTCATTTATATTCGAATATGACATTGTACAAGTTCAGATGCTTTTGCTTTTCACAGATATGAATGAAACAGAAGCAAATATTGGAAGATCactcaaaacaaaacaaaacaaaacaaaaaattgtagTGATGGATTGGTAATAATTATTTCAGATACAAAGATTTGTAATGTAGTAGCTATTCACGAATCAGAACCATAAAAGCTTATCATAGGTAAAATGAATTGATAGCTGCATTCTTCATTAGGACatgattcttctttttttcttttttcactcGAGCTTAAATAATTTTGACGAAAGATAGATGCCTTAGCATATTGGAATatcctttttaaaaaaaattacgcgTTGAAACAAAGACACCCCCTCTGGAAGACTGGACCCGTCCTCGGACAAAccttgtaataataaaataaaaaaaaacacacagaGATTTATTTTTGTTCAAACAAAATTTGTTTGATCACTAAATCACTTTCGAAgctcaaattttaaaatcccTTTTCCCCCTTTCCTGGATACAGAGTTAACGTTAACGGACAAAAGGTCCTCGTaatcaaacaaaaaacaaatcgTAATTTGTAATGGTAGCTCCGCCCCATCATACTTTAATACTACTACAAAATTTCTTACCATTAAACAAATAGCAACTACGCCAATAACACAAACAAATGATATGTTACTAATTCTTGAGTACTAGTTAAAAGTATTGGTTATTAAATTGATTTcagatttatttaatatatctaTCCCACCTCATTGCGATGTTTCAGTAATACCAACCTCCATAGTCAAACTGGTAATTGAATCGGAGTTTCATGAAATCCATAAATGTTTTTTGATTCCCTTTTGTCTCCAAAAATTTCCTGATAAAACCATAGAAGAAAAACCATTGATCACTTTCCCTTTATAATAGTATAAGATCGTATCTTTACTGTTGCCATGATTAAGTGAATCTTGGTGATGATCATACCATGACGGAAAATTTTAAGATCAGTCGATGATCCACTGTCTATTCAATCAACTTTTACACACGAAGGTATGTTTTCTTCAGGCTTCTATATGCTAGATGTTACATGTCTTTAAATTTAGATGTTGGGAAACAAAAGAGAAATGGCAAGTTTTAGACAATTACTAGATCAAGAAACACCATCCACCATCCTATAAagttttcagatttttggaagGGGTAGCAAGGTGTTTGTTCTATAATAGACAAATGAGTTGCTTCTTTAGTCAGTGGGACTAAATTAAGTCATTGTCTGTATCACAACCAGGCACGATATTTGTTGGTTATCGGAGTGTTTCAGGGGTTTAACCAGTATAGACACGGATGAAAGTGGCTAAATTCATCTATAACAACTATATATTGTAGGTTGTATTATGGTCTAGAACTTCTTATGAAACAATTTTTGACTGCAGTTCAAAGCTCTATAGCATATGTTATTATTCATGGTCCTCACTTACCAGGGATAGATAGCTCAACTTCAGCTTAAAAACTAGATCCATAATGCAACAACAGGAGTAACTTACAGCTTTGCATCACACGATCTATCAGTTAACATATATACAACTATTAGAAACCATTTCTTCAACAAAACTCGAGCTCGTGAAAGGTATCCCCATGATAGTTTAACACTTAACACTCCCCCTCCTCCATGAGCCAAAGACGGATAATAAATGCTTCTAATTTATGTCCAAACTCCAAAGTGCATGTGCATGTTGGCTAGGTATTTGACAATAATGGCGCCTACAATTAAGCATAGGAGATCAACTTTACATTACTTTTCAACTTTGATGTTATATTAGAAATCATGTTTTCCCAAATGTTCAAGCTCATGAGATATGGCCCAACAACAATTATATACCTCCACGACAAGCTATTTTAGAACATAGAGATGAACATTTGCTGGTATGTTTGATATTATAaggctaagttttctaatcaaaCATCATTCAGTTTCTTGTTGATCTAGATATATCAGACATAGATCGACACAATATTTGTCTCAGTAAAAGCCAGCCTTCTAGATATTTCAGACAATATTTCTCTCAACAAAAGCCAGTCTTCCAACTTAGATAATTCAAATTTAAGAGCAGagtaaagattttatgactttgcCAAGCGCAAATTACGTtgataaaatactaaaatgcaTGACAtaaattttggtcatatctctaaCGGTTTTTTATTATGTTTCTTTTAAGCACACGAATGAGCAGTGCTGGTATGTCCTCTCATCAATCTCAAGGGATTGTGATAGGCACAATTGCTGGTGTATTCATTTTGGTTACCATAGCTATGGGAATGTGTTTCTTCTGTCGGTATAGGAAGAAGAGGGGTCTGCAAAAGTTCAATGTTCAAGGGCAGGTCATGTCAAAGAGTAAGCACACACATTACTTatgtaaatatatcaaaatgaatACATGTATCTGAGCAAGCATAGTCTATATATACCTTCAAATGAGCAACATTATTATTTCAAATGCAGATGCTGTCTATTCAATACCAAGCACAGACAATATTGTACCAAAGCCCATTTCCATACAAAGTTTCACACTGAAGGACATGGAAATTGCAACAGAAAATTACAAAACATTAATAGGTGAAGGTGGGTTTGGATCAGTTTACCGTGGTACTTTACCAGATGGTGAAGAAGTCGCTGCGAAAGTCCGCTCAGCAACTTCAACTCAAGGAACTCGTGAATTTAACAATGAGGTAGGTCTCTACGCTGCATCAAAACCACTAACCCAACAaggatattatttaatatttacacAAGCAGCTAAAGAAACCTATCTGAAAATAACGAATTCCACAGATGAATTTTCTTTCAGCAATACGGCATGAAAATTTGGTCCCACTTCTTGGCTATTGTTGTGAGAATGACCAACAAATTCTTGTCTATCCATTCATGTCTAACGGATCTCTACAGGATCGCCTCTATGGTATTTGGCTTAACCTTTTCGAACTAGGTTCTGTTAAAAATTAGCATTCATTTCTTGCAACTCACTAATTCACAGGAGCAGCAGCAAAGCGTAAGACTCTAGATTGGCCAACAAGACTTTCCATTGCTTTGGGTGCTGCCAGGGGTTTAACATATCTTCACACATTCTCTGAGAGGAGTGTCATACACAGAGATGTGAAATCAAGTAACATACTTCTTGATCATAGCATGTGTGCCAAGGTTGCAGACTTTGGCTTCTCAAAATATGCACCACAAGAAGGGGATAGTGGCACTTCCCTTGAAGTAAGGGGAACCGCGGGATATTTGGACCCAGAGTAAGTATTCATAACATTTCATGATAGAAAGAGGGAAGAATCttcattgaaaattttatttagaaacaTGGTAGCGCTAATGGGATAATGGTCCATCCTAATATGAATTGATTCTGAATAAAGTCTTGTTCCTTTAATGCAGTTCCACACCAACAAACATAGGCCTCACTGTTGTTTTTGGCAATTAAAATTCTTTTCCAACAAACATCATCAATTTTGCATGTATTGACATAAACACTTCAGGAAAATACCTAACAAACATCTTTGACGAAAAATGGATTGTTATGAACATGATGGAAGTAAATATCTAACAAAATGTTCCATACAGGTATTACTCAACACAGCTTCTATCTGCAAAAAGTGATGTCTTTAGCTTCGGGGTCGTACTACTGGAAATTGTAAGTGGTAGGGAACCTCTCAACATAAACAGGCCACAGAATGAGTGGAGCCTAGTTGAATgggtaagatttaatttattcgAATGCCACCATGTCGTAGATTTTCTAATTTGCCCTTACAATGTACTTGGTTCTTTAGTAAGATTCTGGACAATTATAGGTCATTTCAGTTTCCAAAGTTCctgcatataattaatattcatGGAACTTTTTGGCACCCAGGCAAAACCTCATATAAGGAACTCAAGAGTCGAAGAAATTGTGGACCCCGGCATAAAGGGAAGTTACCATGCTGAAGCCATGTGGAGAGTAGTGGAGGTTGCTTTGGCATGTATTGAACCTTACTCGACTTATCGTCCATGCATGGCTGACATTGTTCGTGAACTTGAGGATGCTTTCATTATAGAAAATAACGCATCTGAATACATGAGATCCATAGAGAGCTGGGGATCTAATCGGTACTCTATAGAGAGGCCTATCGTTATGCCTTCCACCACGATTACAACAGAAGTATCACCTATGCTTATGCAACCACCACCTCCACAGCCAAGATAGTAATAGGGACAGATGAGGTCATCAATCATTCACTACAAAACATGTTGTTGCAGATTATACTAGGGAAAACATAATAACGTTTGAACTCTTTTGTACGGTTTTACTCTTGATAGTGTTTGTGTAAATACTAAGAAGGATTGGATTCACATAAGTTACaatgaaaacaaaattattGGTAATTTGGAACCGCTGACAAACCAAAGATGTCCGTTGTCTGATAGTACCATGATAACAACAGTGCAAAGTAGCATTATCCAGTTATTAACCATACGAGTTTTTTTGTGGGAGTATCAGCGAAACAGTTTAGAAATAATTGA harbors:
- the LOC140964494 gene encoding nodulation receptor kinase-like isoform X2: MSSAGMSSHQSQGIVIGTIAGVFILVTIAMGMCFFCRYRKKRGLQKFNVQGQVMSKNAVYSIPSTDNIVPKPISIQSFTLKDMEIATENYKTLIGEGGFGSVYRGTLPDGEEVAAKVRSATSTQGTREFNNEMNFLSAIRHENLVPLLGYCCENDQQILVYPFMSNGSLQDRLYGAAAKRKTLDWPTRLSIALGAARGLTYLHTFSERSVIHRDVKSSNILLDHSMCAKVADFGFSKYAPQEGDSGTSLEVRGTAGYLDPEYYSTQLLSAKSDVFSFGVVLLEIVSGREPLNINRPQNEWSLVEWAKPHIRNSRVEEIVDPGIKGSYHAEAMWRVVEVALACIEPYSTYRPCMADIVRELEDAFIIENNASEYMRSIESWGSNRYSIERPIVMPSTTITTEVSPMLMQPPPPQPR
- the LOC140964494 gene encoding nodulation receptor kinase-like isoform X1, whose amino-acid sequence is MFLLSTRMSSAGMSSHQSQGIVIGTIAGVFILVTIAMGMCFFCRYRKKRGLQKFNVQGQVMSKNAVYSIPSTDNIVPKPISIQSFTLKDMEIATENYKTLIGEGGFGSVYRGTLPDGEEVAAKVRSATSTQGTREFNNEMNFLSAIRHENLVPLLGYCCENDQQILVYPFMSNGSLQDRLYGAAAKRKTLDWPTRLSIALGAARGLTYLHTFSERSVIHRDVKSSNILLDHSMCAKVADFGFSKYAPQEGDSGTSLEVRGTAGYLDPEYYSTQLLSAKSDVFSFGVVLLEIVSGREPLNINRPQNEWSLVEWAKPHIRNSRVEEIVDPGIKGSYHAEAMWRVVEVALACIEPYSTYRPCMADIVRELEDAFIIENNASEYMRSIESWGSNRYSIERPIVMPSTTITTEVSPMLMQPPPPQPR
- the LOC140964494 gene encoding nodulation receptor kinase-like isoform X3; translation: MSSHQSQGIVIGTIAGVFILVTIAMGMCFFCRYRKKRGLQKFNVQGQVMSKNAVYSIPSTDNIVPKPISIQSFTLKDMEIATENYKTLIGEGGFGSVYRGTLPDGEEVAAKVRSATSTQGTREFNNEMNFLSAIRHENLVPLLGYCCENDQQILVYPFMSNGSLQDRLYGAAAKRKTLDWPTRLSIALGAARGLTYLHTFSERSVIHRDVKSSNILLDHSMCAKVADFGFSKYAPQEGDSGTSLEVRGTAGYLDPEYYSTQLLSAKSDVFSFGVVLLEIVSGREPLNINRPQNEWSLVEWAKPHIRNSRVEEIVDPGIKGSYHAEAMWRVVEVALACIEPYSTYRPCMADIVRELEDAFIIENNASEYMRSIESWGSNRYSIERPIVMPSTTITTEVSPMLMQPPPPQPR